Proteins from one Cellulosilyticum lentocellum DSM 5427 genomic window:
- the greA gene encoding transcription elongation factor GreA, producing the protein MNNYLTQQDIDNMKKEIEYRKVVVRKQRNEEVKEARAHGDLSENYEYKAAKRERGRNEGRIKYLERMIKTATIITDNTEAGEVGLGKLVDVYFIEDDMNIEYEIVTTMETDAINNKISIESPLGKMIYKKRVGDIVNIDSPDGEYSVRIQSIRKS; encoded by the coding sequence ATGAACAATTATCTTACACAACAAGACATTGATAATATGAAAAAAGAGATAGAATATAGAAAAGTAGTGGTAAGAAAACAAAGGAATGAAGAAGTTAAAGAAGCCAGAGCACATGGGGATTTGAGTGAGAATTATGAATACAAGGCCGCTAAACGTGAAAGAGGCAGGAATGAGGGGCGTATAAAATATTTAGAGAGAATGATAAAAACAGCAACTATCATTACTGATAATACAGAAGCAGGAGAAGTTGGACTAGGAAAGTTAGTAGATGTTTATTTTATAGAAGATGATATGAATATAGAGTATGAAATAGTTACTACTATGGAAACCGATGCTATAAATAATAAAATAAGTATTGAATCGCCTTTAGGAAAGATGATTTATAAAAAGAGAGTAGGCGATATAGTAAATATAGACTCTCCAGATGGAGAATATAGTGTACGTATACAATCGATAAGGAAAAGTTAG